In Sparus aurata chromosome 2, fSpaAur1.1, whole genome shotgun sequence, a single genomic region encodes these proteins:
- the LOC115571935 gene encoding cone-rod homeobox protein-like — MEGSRVSDFSIERILSPQLGHKPPVTEASPDLYLQGFPAGFSPDSGSFRPPTMSVPGCLQYRGMGFGEAFYPCGAGFHPADFSRVYSNPGVYVHFSSQEPADAQQLVGYHGYHQAGAQPQPRQRSRMRTVFTDGQTKRLEALFELTDYPTVEARADVARSTGLSEETVRVWFKNRRARRKRQRSGSQVKSPSPPRSAGAEKTLLTTFL; from the exons ATGGAGGGAAGCAGAGTGTCGGACTTCAGCATCGAGCGCATCCTCTCCCCGCAGCTCGGACACAAGCCGCCGGTCACCGAGGCCTCCCCGGACCTGTATCTCCAGGGGTTCCCCGCCGGATTCAGTCCAGACTCCGGGAGCTTCAGACCTCCTACGATGTCGGTACCAGGCTGCCTGCAGTACCGAGGAATGGGCTTCGGAGAGGCGTTCTACCCGTGTGGAGCCGGTTTCCATCCCGCAGACTTCAGCAGAGTTTACTCCAACCCCGGAGTTTACGTTCACTTCAGCAGCCAGGAACCTGCAG ATGCTCAACAGTTGGTTGGTTACCATGGTTACCACCAGGCCGGCGCGCAGCCACAGCCGCGTCAGAGGTCCCGGATGAGGACGGTGTTCACCGACGGCCAGACGAAGCGGCTCGAGGCGCTGTTCGAGCTCACCGACTACCCGACGGTGGAGGCGCGGGCCGACGTGGCGAGGAGCACCGGGCTGAGCGAGGAGACCGTCAGG GTGTGGTTTAAGAACCGCAGAGCCCGGAGGAAGCGGCAGCGCAGCGGGTCACAGGTCAAATCCCCGTCCCCTCCCCGCAGCGCTGGAGCAGAGAAGACGCTCCTCACCACCTTCCTGTGA